Within the Scomber scombrus chromosome 4, fScoSco1.1, whole genome shotgun sequence genome, the region ggggggaaaaacacaagcagagctCAGAAAGCTGGTTTCCTCTCTCACACTCTTAATATAAACGCTTATCAAATgacaaaatccaaaaaaaaaacattaaaaacccACCGTTTTCCTGCCAAGCTGCAACAGAAAAAAGCTGCAGACGGTCCTCCAATGTCCCCACTAAACTTCCAGCAAACGCCCGCTGCAGTTTGTcgacactttttaaatgtccgCACGTGTGGAAACAAGCGACACCACGCCCCTGTGCTCATCAATAGGCTGTCGACTAATCAATATTCATTGAATTGATGTGGCTGCagtcctctgctgctgttcattGCTTAGTCAGGTTCTGCAGACGGAAGTGGGACGGGAACTGAAGTTGAGAGgcaatttatatatatatatatatatatatatatatatatatatatattaaaaaataatattaatgataacaataataatttaaaaaaagaagaaatacataTCGTTCAATGCTACATTTCCATTTTGAAAATAGTTACATAGCTTAAACTATAGCAACCAAAGATAAAAGCTATTGTTACACTAGAATTTGAAACAATGTTATTACACTCACCGGCCCATTtatgttaatggggtggacaaaatagtaggaacaccagtcaatataatgcaccctagtacaccaccaccacgcACTACCatctcaataataaacataaagtagaattatcaccttttagaTAATGTTATCAAaacctgaaaatgtataaacttttttttttaaattgattttatgAAGGAGTTTATGAAGGAATTGGATTAAGATTGGACAGGTGTAATGTTACCtggccagtgagtgtattatatttgtattattggGAGAAAAAACATAACCAAATAATAAAGAGCACTGACCTTTGGAAAATGACTTTGGGCTTAAACAATGCTGAGTTCTGCTGAAAAAACGATGTTTAAATAAGACTATTGAGAGGATATCAGTAACTCTTCAGCTGCAGCAACTGTCAACGGTTGAGGtttggctaacgttagctattTATATAACGGCTAACGTTCTGGGTAACCATGGTGACGCCATACTGTAGCCTACATTATAAAAGGAGGACAGTTTGACAACAACCATATAGTACTGATAATTATTTAGGCTAATGTTAATGGCTAGTAATTACTAGTAATGTAATAATTTGAAAGCTTGATGGTTAAATAGGCCAAAGTTAGATTTGTAATATATGTGCTAGCTACTTATACATATCAGTTAGCTACTATAAGCATTGAGCATAGTCttagaaaaatgtaaactaGCTAGTTATTAAAAAAGCTGTAATTTACATTTAAGTTCAGCCACAAGCTTGTTCTGAGTGTCTTTGACTGGTAGCAGTGGTGGTAATAGATTCAGCCTCTCTCtaaaacaggccattttagctcaTGTGTCTTTAAGAGCCCCTAGGCTATGTCAACAAACCATAAAGAAAACATTAGAagtaggatttcactactttttctagttttttacTCATATTGTCAACTTGTCAAATACAACTGTACATATTTGAGCTGTaatccaatccaaaatatgACAGGGGACATGTGCGACAACCTGACATCAACTCATCGGCAAAGAAAAGCTGTTGCCAACGAAGTGTTAAGTGCAGGCagaagccctggcttttgacttgtaGCATTCTAACGTATGTTTTTCTCAACTTTTGGAGCTTTGACCATCAtcattacagtatataaatgacagaaaaccagaaaaagcCAAGAGGTTCCCTTTAAAGTTCAAACCTGACAAAACCTCAGATGTTGCTGCTTACGCCAGCCAGCCGAAACCAATTATTTCCTCATGTagaacattacattaaaataggTATTTCCATAGGCTTAGAGCAATTGAGTGGTTTCATGAAAGTCAATTTCAATTGTACTTAAAGTGTAGGTTAACAATTTAAGTATTAAAGCGTGGGGATGACCCTGACAACGCTTTAGTCTAACAGTGAAATTGTTTCATacactacaagtgttgctgatGCTTTAACCTTTAAAGTGTGTCTACTTTCATTTAGACATAGACATTTGATTAGCTATTAAACTCAGCTGTATTCAGGAATACAAGTATTACTGTGTAGCATtgacttttcctttttatagCACAATATGAATGAAGTTTCAGTATGCATATGTGTATGCCTTTTATACTGCCCTAAATTCCCCAGTGTAATTATGTAAAGTGCAAACTCCAAAATTACTCATAGACAGAATTTCCATCTGAATACTGTTCTTTGCCTCAGACAGAACCTGATTTCTCCTCAGGGATAACTAGATAAATGGCTAGAAAAACAGATCaaacatatgtatatacatttagTCAGATCCATGTACTGTTGTAATACAATTTGATCATCATACCTCATAAATTAAGCTGTGTCACTCTCACTGATAGGATGAGTCAGGATATATTTTGCATAATGAAACTTGGCTGCATCTAGTGGTCAGAGTAGAAAGTACAAGTAGGTGTCAACCtattttgggaggggggggtagGCATATATCACTATGACACATAAATGTATGAGTGTAGTGTACAAGTGTTATGTACAGACTAAAGCATTCAGTCTTATAATGTAAGCAtactttaaatgattattgCTATAATATAAAATCCATATTTAATTAAGATTTATTTCCAGTCTGACATACAAAATTGGTTTTTGTAttgattacattaaaataaccaCTGTTTGCTACAAAATTATGTCAATGCATGacattcaaatataaaaagaagTTTGTATTCTTAAATTATAATCTGGATGGTGTACCATCGAGAGTAAATCAGTTCTCCTTTTGGCACACAGCACAGTGTATGGATGAGCTTTTTTAAGTAACCATGTGAATTCAGAGTCAGATTACCTTATTTATCCCAGAGAGTAATTCAGTTTTTATAGTCTACCCAGACCTTatacaaaccaaaaacacacacaaattaacagGTGAAGTGGGCTGTGCCAGAAACATCAGATAAGGACAGATGTGTACACTGACACCTTGTGTGGCCCATGCATACTGACTCACACAATGACCATACCATCCACGTGAGAAAGTAAAAACACGATATAAACCAACTATTTggttaagaaataaataagtaagCAATATTTAAAGCAGTGATTTAAGAACATTCACTGAGGAAAAGGCACCTATTGACTGATTACTACAGCATGAatgagtgagacagacaggacaggcaagcaaagacaaacagaaagtaTTTTGTTGCACTAGAGTGAATACTCATAGGACAATGACTACATACTTAAGTTATTTAACATGAACTGTATCCAAAACAAAATTGCTTGAATACATAAACTTAGTTACTGTTAATGTCAGTAGACCAAAAAGTGTCAGTTAATGACATCATTAATTGAAGTCTTCATGTTTCCAGTACGTGAGTGCGTTTGAAAAGCACCTTCCTGGTTTGGTTGGGTTTTTTCTCTGATGGGGAAATTaagagcaaaaataaaaattttaaTTGCGTGTTTTCCAAAATTACACTGatatgttaaaacatttaacaattgATTGGGGAGAACCAACTTAAAAGGGGAAATCAGAGCCACTCTTTAGTCTCCTCAatgcaatatttaaatataacttACATAGGTGTAATTCTGCATTTTTGTCTGTTATAGAGAGCAGTAAAGCAAAAGTAAAAACTTACACTGATATATCACcaaaaacatttcaagtaaCCTTaagtttctatttatttttcctctcacaCAGTGCGCCCTTTGTTCATGTATTTCCGCCCTAAAATGATTACGTAACTTTGGCGCCTCTGAGCCACCGTTTCCTTTCCCTTTAAATTGACCAAAAAGTGTAATAACATAAACAGACTCCTTCAGCGCGGGAAAGGGGACATCTGCTCGTCTGCAATGTAAAATTACCCGCCCTTCACTCTCATTGGCTGAGCGGTAGATGACCATGCCCTTCGCTCCTTTTTATTGGCCAATATTGTTTCAATCTCATTGGACAAAAGCgtctcagccaatcacaacgTAAAGAGCGCCCTGGTTGTCTCAGGCTACTATGTTGCAGACTTATTCTATGTGGCCGCTCTCATTGGCTGCTTCAGACACGTGGGAGTGGATTCCTGCAGCTGATTGGTCGGTTGACGGCTCAGGCGCGATTTTGCAACGCGGGACAACGATCCTGTGGGCGCACACAGGTCAGTCCAGAGCGGCCGCGTCAAAGAGGAAACTACCAGTCATCTTTACCCCTGACTGTATCTTCTGCGGATACTTTGTAGCGAAGGAcggatttcttttctttgcctCTGTGGAAATGAAGGACATATTCACTCCGGATTGATAGGGCGCActcaaaacaatcaaatataAGTGAGactttaatctttctttttttaaacttgcttTTCTGACTCAACACCGGGACATCTATCTTTTCATGATGGCTGATAACAAGCACCCGCATGTTATTTTTTGCAACGACTCTCCCAAAAGAGTTTTGGTGTCGGTCATCAAAACCACCCCGATCAAACCCACTAAAGCTGAGGCTCTGACGCCGACAAGCCCTGGATTCAGCGACTTCATGGTCTACCCGTGGAAATGGGGGGAGAACGCCCACAATGTGACTCTGAGCCCGGGCTCAGTGAGCGGGGCTTCGTCCCCTACCGGGACCCAGACGGCCAGAGAAGCAGACACTGATCCTTCACCTGACCAGATGAAGGTACATGCTCAAACCCATTCATTACAAACTGTGACATGAAAATGATGTTGCTGCACAGACTGAGCAGTAATGGCCAAAACATATTGTAATAGTATAGTTTGAGGCTTTTGACAACACCGGATTACATGTATAACAACAGTTATAACTTAAAACAACACTTAAAATATATGTAACTACCAGTAATAACATTATATAAGAGTGCATGCATGCTtctattgatatttttaaagacaaactaTCCCAAACGGAGTAGTTGGAGAAGATCAGTGCAGTCTTGGGGTAAATAATTGTTAATAAATTGAGATTAGACGAATTAAAATTGGGAATTTATGTATGGACTCAGCCTTAATATGGCCGGGATTgagagtcatttaaaaaaacgcCCGCGCATTAGGGTGTGACCTGGTGGATTTTAAACCCCAGTTACTTCCTGATTTGGGAGCAGCTGCTCATACATGACGTGTATGCGCGCCAAAAATGTAACCggatgtgaatgaatgaatgaattataatGAACAAACGTGCCACAATGTAACCCACGTGAGTTCAGCAAAGGAAATAATGATCGACATTATGTTTCAATGTATCGAGTACAAATCACTGGTAACTAACATGTACTGAATGTTTCTTTATaataacaaatacatatacatatatgtaataAAAGTAGTTTTAACATCATGTGCCAGTTAAAATTATACTTTCTGAAACGAGTTTTTCACAAATTTGGTAGTTTAAAAACATTTGGTACTCAAACTACAAATTATACTCAGGATCTGATGTTTTTGCTGAATTTGAGATCTGAATTTGTGTATTCTTGCTGCCAGGATGGTATCCGCAGAGGTCGTCCACGAGCTGACACCGTCCGGGAGCTGATAAATGAGGGGGAGACTTCATCCAGCCGGATCCGCTGCAACATCTGTAACCGGGTGTTCCCCAGAGAGAAGTCTCTCCAAGCTCAtaagagaacacacacaggtgagttCAGACAGCGAGGCATGGACAAGGTTATAATGTATTGATATattagttttttaaaagtacTTTGGAATAAAAGGTGGGGGTGTTGTGGTGGTATATAATGCCCACCTTTAGAAGCAGAGAGGGTCATGTAAACATCTGTATAACCAGATGCTGAACAGGTGGAGGCACAGCTCTGTTCTGTCTGCGAAAGTAGAAAAAGACTGATCTCCCTACTGTGATTGCAGCATTTACATCTGAAaatagtgcatgtgtgtatcatTTTAAGCAGTACTGTGTAATAACTAttgaacaataaaacaattatctaaataacccccccccccctacaggAGAGAGGCCCTATCTGTGTGACTATCCAAATTGTGGGAAGGCGTTTGTCCAGAGCGGTCAGCTGAAGACACACCAGCGGCTGCACACTGGGGAAAAACCCTTTGTGTGCTCAGAGAAAGGTGTGTTTTTACTTGTCAGTCGGCATTTATCTAAATTAGACTGAATCTGTAAGCCACAAGAGGTGGTCCatcacattgtttttaaaagagaCCGTGTCATTAAACTGGATGAAGTGTTATTATTGTAGtaagcaacacatttttttgttaccTTGAGATTTTAGGTACTTTCCACTGGTATGAAATTGGGCTCAGTCAGTGTGACTGAGTGGAGCTTATAATTGGTTGAATTATGTTTGAAGACTTTTGGAAAGTACCTGAAATACACAATTGTGACCACAATTGTTCATAGTATGTGTactatgaataataaaaaaatatgtactATCAGGGAATCACCACTAGAATTTTTGTAGTTAATAACAGTGACGAGAAAAGGATTTATTCACAGTCtttactgatttttaaaaaactgaactgactaCCAAAATAGGTCTTGAATTACACATCGCAGCAACTTTAATGTCGCTGAGAAACATGACCTCTCATGGCTTACTGCATTTATTCACACCTGTTGATTaacatgttgctgctttgtGCTTTTTCCTCAGGTTGTGGCAATCGGTTCACACATGCCAACCGTCACTGCCCCAAGCATCCTTTCTCCCGTCTGAAGAGGGAGGAACCGAAGGAGGGCCTGGGGAAGGCCCAGTCGGTGGACAACAAGGCTGTGGCAGAGTGGCTGGCAAAGTAAGTGGCTACATTTCTGAAATTATCTCAACAGGTGGACTTGCAGTTTCAGAAAGAATGCATACTCTAACATATAGTGCAgtttcagtttgtgttaatatgcacttttctctctgtccttgcAGGTACTGGCGAACTCGCGAGCAACGCGCTCCGACAACCACCAAGGTGAAACCGCAGGGCAAGGGGAGCGCTGAAGACCAGGAGCAACAGGATCCCATGGAGTTCCTTCAGTCTGACGAGGAAAacggggaagaggaggagacccCAGAGGAAGAGAAGGGCAGTCAGGGGGGAGCCGCCAAGCGCCGCCTCCAGGAGCAACGAGAGCGTCTCCACGGTGCTCTGGCGCTCATCGAGCTGGCCAACAACCTGTCTGCCTGAACTCCCACCCTCCTCCCTGACCCCTCACCCCTCATATCTCCATTCCCAATCCGCCTTCCTGCAATATGTGCTGCAGCTAGAAATCATTCATAAACGCAGATCAGTGACTAGTTTAGTTTATTCTATCAAGTTGTGAAACCAGACTTTAAGAAAGAGCTGAATTGGCCCAAGATCAGTGTTAATGTACAGCAACATCTGTTCCCCTTTACAGCACCAGGAAGGCACAAGCTAAAGCACCTTATTCAGCTTCCATTTTATCCTTTTAGGCTGCTATTATTATAGAATTGACTATATGAagaatgtctttctttcttctgccttCTGAAGGCAAAGGAAGAATACctgttatgttttaatttgttttgtttgcacttTGATGGTAACGAGTTTTTTTAAGTATATTGTGAGTGTAAGAGAGTGTGTATGATTGATGTATATATGGATTAAGCTCAGATGGACAGAATGATACAGGGTGTGGTCCAACTTAATAAAATGTAAGTTGCATCCTGACTGTCAGACAGCTCCTAGGTTTCATCTCTAGTGTCGCAAGCACAACTTTTCAGCCACCGATGTCAGCCAGCAGTGGCAGAAATGGACTGAGAAAGATTTCAGATCGTTTTAGCCTCACCCACACAACTCTTTACAAGAAGCGGTGagaatagacaaaaaaaagtcaggggAGCTGGATCAGTCTGTCAGGAGACATGGTCATTTTTACATGCAAATGAGAGGTGATCATTGCAAGCCTAATCCAGAGGTCTGGCAAGGCACAAACTTTGCCAAGCaatccaaacttttgacagtTTCACCACTTCTTACAGTACAAATACATGAAATAGTATCCGCATGACATTACCAGAGATGCAAGGGAAAATCCATCCTCATGTCTTTTGGTTTGAGTTCCTTAATATTCCAAAATATTTGGAGAACCAGAATACTTCTTACAACATGCCATATTCTCATTTTTCCAGCAGTTTTCCTCATAGACATGTATAAAATCTGCAGGCCAGAAGTTGTTTTCCAACCAGACGGGAGATATTTTTAGGAAGCATGATGTCAGCCATCTTTTATATTAAAAGGTGGCAGACCAGTTATGATACAGGCATAGCATCATGGTAGTGTGTGGTGCATGTATGTCATCTCATTTCAAAGTTTAAATTATGAGATATTTATttcaccatgttttttttctgttttagagTGCTGACATCACGACGATGTCTAAAGGGAAATATTCTGAAATCagcaaaaaatttaaaaaagttctCAGCCACATTAATTTAAACATCCTTTTGAGCTAATAGGAATTGTCAGTTTTAGACATTTTGGTCCACATTGAAAGAAAATTAGTAAAGATATGTTTTAAGTACTTGCACCCCCTATTAAGTCTTGGATTAAGCTTGCAATGCACTGAAGATCAGATTTGTCACGTGTCCAGGAAAAtggcacttgtttttttttttttcatgaaatgatGTGTAGTGCTGggtgcttttctttcttttctgtttttttaagcaaCACTACATCATTCAACACTGTATGAAGCCTCTCATAACTGCCCTACATCTGGTTGTTTTGTGGAAACCTACACCTACAAcctgtctctcactctgtcaCTCTAGCTGTGATGTTTGAATCTGTTTGATTTACAAATTGCCCTTTTGTGGAGTTAAGGTGAAACTGGAAGGCAAGTAAATTGTTGATAATCAAGACACCAAATGATTTATTGTACCTGATTATAGTTTATTGTGAAGCATTTCTAACCCTTAGACTATTTTGTGGTTTAAGAAATGTATGGCATTTAATATATACAGATTGTGTTTGTTAGAATATTGAGTGTGCACGATTTACCAAGAGCTTTGAAGTTTTGAATTTTAGTTTCAGTTGTCCCCTCTGCTAACAACCTCCAACAGTTTTCATGTTTGACATGTGTAGAGTGATCCTGCTTGCTTGGTAGACATTgttacacattttaaagttaagATTTCTCTGACAGCCTGCCCACACTGTTATACCACTTCTGGTCTTCAATAAACATTCACTGAACCGGATCCTGAATTCAtgtgttcttttgttttaatgtattcatttagtAGTGGTGTTTATTAAATAACAGCAATAATCTATCCAGGGAAAGtgattgatttcaaagaaatacaaaagatAAGAAACAGTAGTTTTCTCCAATATGAAGCAGGACAGTGACACCAAGTGGTGATAAATATAATAGTGTCCATTTAGCTTGCAGAGTACTTCTCTTTAAGATCTTCTGCAATGTGAATCTTCAGCTCTTGTGttccttctgtgttttttccagaTGTTTCGTTGTTAAAAGTGAGATATGAGTACAC harbors:
- the znf367 gene encoding zinc finger protein 367, whose protein sequence is MMADNKHPHVIFCNDSPKRVLVSVIKTTPIKPTKAEALTPTSPGFSDFMVYPWKWGENAHNVTLSPGSVSGASSPTGTQTAREADTDPSPDQMKDGIRRGRPRADTVRELINEGETSSSRIRCNICNRVFPREKSLQAHKRTHTGERPYLCDYPNCGKAFVQSGQLKTHQRLHTGEKPFVCSEKGCGNRFTHANRHCPKHPFSRLKREEPKEGLGKAQSVDNKAVAEWLAKYWRTREQRAPTTTKVKPQGKGSAEDQEQQDPMEFLQSDEENGEEEETPEEEKGSQGGAAKRRLQEQRERLHGALALIELANNLSA